Proteins co-encoded in one Anaerobaca lacustris genomic window:
- a CDS encoding beta-ketoacyl-[acyl-carrier-protein] synthase family protein, which produces MTHASKAIPITGLGCLCAAGGTVPEVVETLFAGQRNVQYRPAGGHRYPVFQLASKDAPPGYFEGPECERCGRLAVTAAREALVHAGLTDEHLQTRTVGVCIGTTVGSAMNNEAFYRLFREGRMPGIEPIRRYLRTNPASMVARALGLTGPCQTIVNACSSGSVAIGHAGAWVKAGICDVAIAGGADMLCNVIHAGFLSLLITDSEPCRPFDRHRQGLNLGEGAGVVVLESEQSVRRRDAAVQARLCGYGNACDAYHISAPEPTGRGLKQAIALAMAEAQVAPHEIDFINAHGTGTPENDRVEGRVFPELFPGVPFSSTKGFTGHTLGASGGIEAVITTMCLQRKQVVANIGFEEPDPEFAGQPVVENTPIRGRYGLSDSVAFGGNNAVLILQEAGA; this is translated from the coding sequence ATGACGCATGCGAGCAAGGCGATCCCGATCACGGGACTCGGCTGTCTCTGCGCCGCGGGCGGTACGGTTCCGGAGGTTGTCGAGACTCTGTTCGCCGGGCAGCGCAACGTGCAGTACCGACCTGCGGGAGGTCATCGCTACCCTGTGTTCCAGTTGGCCTCCAAGGATGCACCTCCAGGATACTTCGAGGGGCCGGAATGCGAGCGTTGCGGCCGATTGGCCGTGACGGCGGCGCGCGAGGCTCTCGTGCACGCCGGACTGACGGACGAACATCTCCAGACCCGCACCGTCGGCGTCTGCATCGGGACGACCGTTGGCAGCGCCATGAACAACGAGGCCTTCTATCGTCTCTTTCGCGAAGGCCGGATGCCCGGCATCGAGCCGATTCGACGCTACCTTCGCACCAATCCCGCCTCCATGGTGGCCCGCGCCCTTGGCCTGACCGGGCCCTGCCAGACGATTGTCAATGCGTGTTCGTCGGGAAGCGTCGCCATCGGCCATGCGGGCGCGTGGGTCAAGGCCGGGATTTGCGACGTGGCCATTGCCGGCGGGGCTGACATGCTCTGCAATGTCATTCACGCGGGCTTTCTGTCCCTGTTGATCACCGACAGCGAGCCCTGTCGGCCCTTCGACCGCCATCGCCAGGGTCTGAATCTTGGGGAAGGAGCGGGTGTGGTCGTGCTGGAATCGGAGCAGTCGGTCCGGCGGCGGGACGCGGCGGTGCAAGCCCGGCTGTGTGGCTACGGCAACGCCTGTGACGCGTACCACATCTCGGCACCGGAGCCCACGGGCCGAGGGTTGAAGCAGGCGATCGCCCTGGCGATGGCCGAGGCGCAGGTCGCCCCCCACGAGATCGATTTCATCAACGCCCACGGCACGGGGACGCCGGAGAACGATCGCGTGGAAGGACGGGTCTTTCCGGAATTGTTCCCCGGAGTCCCTTTCAGCTCCACCAAAGGCTTCACGGGCCATACGCTGGGCGCTTCGGGCGGAATCGAGGCCGTGATTACCACGATGTGCCTGCAACGCAAGCAGGTTGTGGCCAACATCGGCTTCGAGGAGCCCGACCCGGAATTCGCCGGTCAGCCGGTGGTGGAGAACACCCCGATCCGGGGTCGCTATGGCCTGTCTGATTCGGTCGCGTTTGGTGGAAACAACGCCGTGTTGATCCTCCAGGAGGCAGGCGCATGA